The following are from one region of the Plasmodium gaboni strain SY75 chromosome 12, whole genome shotgun sequence genome:
- a CDS encoding hypothetical protein (conserved Plasmodium protein, unknown function), giving the protein MLNNNAKKIQLLKKILYRENIKNKQKNNFRRVFKDYINNEKITFLYNKNIFIQIIEFNNKQKSLYLNSDVLKNNKNGNDQLIIKEENLNCFVCDKENKHLGGKKNKINKFNIKNVYPDNNKNIYDDANIYNHNQHDISIDTPYKNSHTHECIKIKNYVINKQIIDKKIKEQNGNNTCYNRPCDNMKPSTYCIEENNSLNLNPVMIKKKKKNVEIVDKYINKWEKHENKKNKLIIKYEIKNIADIINILNKCKEYNYVNNNLYDDIINNIINTKDNYYMSLKNLLLISNSFIKLNYFNETFYNYIFIHILKLCVISTQDLISILYIMSNIKKLNMYNYIFLYKMNFMFLHRLYSLSIYQLYKVLSCYLKIYKTIDKLKKRKNEDSSNNNTIHNKEKKYLSDNKEHVLKKYNKINSQQFHIFYKINFEQIVKNEKNHNIKINNESIDLVFCLIERLTDKKIKINHFDTLLDISDPLNDLFFSYFKNKIASFFLKKVHSEYITFNKEQRKFLYKKRDAIVQMYKKEQLKKKNDISKCGVSIGDISKGGVSINDISKGGMSINDISKGGVSINDISFKQQKNNYINITNNQGCIKNSEKILLKIICKMKRKIKSRIFIPFIKIYEEKNLNKIKNKSKDIIKERDTNKLLYSFFCNSYKNMNLTFDPKSLLITLSCFSKKRQLLFNDVIYMLTYLIEKKINYYNHEQIIDLMNSYSNMKNEKISNNIFNFLARFLFNNNKIIYLNDTHIHILLNILIKKKCFINQDVIKYISNFVMYHKPYYKNLKNASLYLFFHYHFNSLNENFLNNIFCTLHIKNMITLYQCNQVLSSTLVIGSNKLKYQKRVYNILDTSILNHLKEIYSNKHVNISLNDVKNIVDFVFYFNNSITGNVLKAEYQNIKVSNDEKKKNNKIKNHIIQMKEKIYNNNNDDYDNISDYNYDMSIYTPFISPKKSSNKKKPIYFYSFNSFDKIYLMNFSFNIRIFILIKQIVEYLLKETYYFNNNNNNTFIILMVKLLCNVYEIVKKINSLNNNYTYLYINNKSNVKKNKIINNYFLRTLNNMNNNILFFVSKGNERIIFLSNFYMIKNRYFFEHINYHKIIRTYIEYQIDKVRNNDTDISSILILFDFLSSYKIDEIMLLAPCIKMKGQNESSHLDEKRDLEEMHMNLMTNFLYIQKLRGREEKMKNEITSIMYNEKKKKKKSSIKNVMKIFFVTLQLRKFEYISNMFKNKYEKLYMSKVLFNNIEKRMIKRKIENMDAKLKLNNSFRHINKYNKYVMNKFCKKWKKRKKYLILKCTHISQYIDTNNLIDLLYYTLTLTIRHYMNKICSQNNRIKNINSFIIYEKFIIFILNKMVLLKKPQIMNINYYLYYKMNLCIYTLKYLHVKLYKSYKYILMYWKFVILRILQRNKTFKNYMDSIHFNNNNNNRTSNNAIQNIEKNEINKFNSTYMYLLNYPSISQTSYKYKLQNDTNKNILQNNLHYKNTQFYKNIVHHNLYQQFSYLQNASHKLYMYFIYFQKKLKGRNIPIIFNGKYIKKETKRRKKSRIKRMNLINSIKLNKTSFLYNDANHKETKKNKNKSILLKNNIEILAMKKIYILDNHLIQVHIKNKSKSTNINMNTNENNIYVFYIYSSNNINEPIPNHTHSKKEGIQKCNYNYIKELLRQHKKNDKGNYFLEQKREGSIIYMKRDTLLNLYIIQHELHKQLMSPFHLIPVCSEELNKIKNRKNLYVYLTKLFV; this is encoded by the exons atgcTTAATAACAATGCCAAGAAAATACAactattaaaaaaaattttatatagagaaaatattaaaaataaacaaaagAATAATTTCAGAAGGGTTTTCAaagattatataaacaatgAAAAGATAACCtttctatataataaaaatatatttattcaaatTATAGAATTTAACAACAAACAAAAATCACTATATTTAAATTCTgatgttttaaaaaataataaaaatggaaatGATCAACTGATCATTAAGGAGGAGAATTTAAACTGCTTTGTTTGTGACAAGGAAAATAAGCATTTAgggggaaaaaaaaataagataaataagtttaatattaaaaatgtgtatcctgataataataaaaatatatatgatgatgCTAATATTTATAATCATAATCAGCATGATATTTCCATTGACACACCTTATAAGAATTCACATACACATGAATGTatcaaaataaagaattatgttattaacaaacaaataatagataaaaaaattaaggAACAAAATGGAAATAACACATGTTATAATCGTCCATGTGATAATATGAAACCTTCTACATATTGTATAGAAGAGaataattctttaaatttaaatccagtgatgataaaaaaaaaaaaaaaaaatgtcGAAATTGTTGACaaatatatcaataaaTGGGAAAAAcatgaaaataaaaaaaacaagttaattattaaatacgaaataaaaaatatagcagatataattaatattttaaataaatgtaaagaatataattatgtaaataataatctctatgatgatattataaataacataataaatacaaaagataattattatatgtcattaaaaaatttattacTTATATCAAACagttttattaaattaaattattttaatgaGACATtctataattatatatttattcatatctTAAAATTATGTGTAATATCTACACAGGATTTAATATccatattatatataatgtcaaatataaaaaaattaaatatgtataattatatttttttatataaaatgaattttATGTTTCTACACCGCTTATATTCTTTATCAATATACCAATTATACAAAGTATTAAGTTGCTAcctaaaaatatacaaaactatagataaattaaaaaaaagaaaaaatgaagactcttcaaataataatacaattCACAATAAGgagaaaaaatatttaagTGATAATAAAGAGCATGtcttaaaaaaatacaataaaataaattcacaacaatttcatatattttataaaatcaATTTTGAACAAATAGtcaaaaatgaaaagaatcataacattaaaataaataatgaatcCATTGATTTGGTATTTTGCCTAATTGAACGTTTGAcagataaaaaaataaaaattaatcATTTTGATACATTACTTGATATATCTGACCCACTAAACGATTTgtttttttcatatttcAAGAATAAAATAGCTTCCTTCTTCCTAAAAAAAGTGCATAGTGAGTATATCACATTTAATAAGGAACAACgaaaatttttatataaaaaaagggATGCAATTGTAcaaatgtataaaaaagaacaattaaaaaaaaaaaatgacaTATCAAAATGTGGTGTGTCAATAGGTGATATATCAAAAGGTGGTGTGTcaataaatgatatatcaAAAGGTGGTATGTcaataaatgatatatcaAAAGGTGGTGTGTcaataaatgatatatcctttaaacaacaaaaaaataattatattaatattacaaataaCCAGGGGTGCATAAAAAATTcagaaaaaatattactaAAAATTATATGCAAAATGAAAAGGAAAATTAAATCAAGGATATTTATAccatttattaaaatatacGAAGAGAAAAATTTgaacaaaattaaaaataaaagtaaagatattataaaagaaagAGACACAAATAAGTTATTATATAGCTTTTTTTGCAATTCatacaaaaatatgaatttaaCATTTGATCCAAAAAGTTTATTAATAACATTAAGTTgtttttcaaaaaaaagacaactattatttaatgatgttatatatatgttaacTTATTTAATcgaaaagaaaattaattattataatcatgAACAAATTATTGATTTAATGAACAGTTATAGtaatatgaaaaatgaaaaaatatcaaataacattttcaattttttaGCTAGATTTCTAtttaataacaataaaattatatatttaaatgatacacatattcatatattattaaatatattaataaaaaagaaatgtTTCATAAATCAAGatgttataaaatatatatccaaTTTTGTAATGTATCACAAAccatattataaaaatttaaaaaatgcatcactttatttatttttccactatcattttaattctttaaatgaaaattttttaaataatatattttgtactcttcatattaaaaatatgataacATTATATCAATGCAATCAAGTTTTATCATCTACTTTAGTTATTGGATCTAATAAATTGAAATATCAAAAGAGGGTGTATAACATTCTTGATACATCTATATTAAATCATTTAAAGGAAATATATTCCAATAAACAtgttaatatttctttaaatgATGTGAAAAATATTGTAGATTTTGTATTTTACTTTAATAATTCTATAACTGGTAATGTTTTAAAAGCAGAgtatcaaaatataaaagttagtaatgatgaaaaaaaaaaaaataataaaataaaaaatcatataatacaaatgaaggaaaaaatatataataataataatgatgattatgataatatttctgattataattatgatatgAGTATATATACTCCATTTATATCACCAAAAAAATCCtctaataaaaaaaaacctatttatttctattcatttaattcttttgacaaaatatatttaatgaacttttcttttaatataagaatatttattttgattaaACAGATTGtagaatatttattaaaagaaacatattattttaataataataataataatacgTTTATCATTCTTATGGTTAAGTTATTATGTAATGTATATGAAATAGTAAAAAAGATCAATTCATTGAACAATAACTATACTTACTTATATATCAACAATAAATCAAatgtgaaaaaaaataaaataataaacaactattttttaagaacattaaataatatgaacaataatattttgttttttgtAAGTAAAGGAAATGAACgtatcatatttttatctaatttttatatgataaaaaatagGTACTTTTTtgaacatataaattatcataaaattATACGTACATATATAGAATACCAAATAGACAAAGTAAGAAATAATGATACCGATATTTCTAgtattcttattttatttgattttttaaGTTCCTATAAAATTGATGAAATTATGTTATTAGCACCGTGCATAAAAATGAAAGGACAAAATGAATCTTCTCATTTGGATGAAAAAAGAG ATTTAGAAGAAATGCATATGAATTTAATGACaaactttttatatatccaAAAATTGAGAGGTCGAGAGGAAAAGATGAAAAACGAAATCACATCAATTATGTACAATgaaaagaagaagaaaaaaaaatcgagcataaaaaatgtcatgaaaattttttttgtaacTTTACAATTGAGAAAGTTCGAATATATATCAAACatgtttaaaaataaatatgaaaaacTATATATGTCAAAAGtactttttaataatattgagaaaaggatgataaaaaggaaaattGAGAATATGGATGCAAAGctaaaattaaataatagtttcagacatataaataaatataataaatatgtaatgaataaattttgtaaaaaatggaagaagagaaaaaaatatttaatacttaaatgtacacatatatcacaatatatagatacaaataatttaatagATCTATTGTATTACACATTAACATTAACTATTAGACATTATATGAATAAGATCTGTTCACAAAATaatagaataaaaaatataaattcttttataatatatgaaaaatttattatattcatattaaataaaatggtattattaaaaaagccacaaattatgaatataaattattatctatattataaaatgaatttatgtatttatacATTAAAATATCTACATGTAaagttatataaaagttataaatatatattaatgtatTGGAAATTTGTTATACTGAGAATATTACAACGTAATAAgacatttaaaaattatatggactctatacattttaataataataataataatagaaCAAGTAATAATGCTATTcaaaatatagaaaaaaatgaaataaataaatttaattctacatatatgtatttattaaattatcCAAGTATATCTCAAACAagttataaatataaattacaaaatgatacgaataaaaatatattacaaaataatttacattataaaaatacccagttttataaaaatattgttcATCATAATTTATATCAACAATTTAGTTACTTACAAAATGCTTCTCATAAActttatatgtattttatttattttcaaaaaaaattaaaggGTAGGAATATACcaataatttttaatgGGAAGTACATAAAGAAAGAAAcaaaaagaagaaaaaaaagtagaattaaaagaatgaatttaattaatagtattaaattaaataaaacgtcatttttatataatgatgCAAATCAtaaagaaacaaaaaaaaataaaaacaaaagtatattattaaaaaataacattGAAATTCTTGcgatgaaaaaaatatatatattagataatcatttaattcaagtacatataaaaaataaaagtaaatcaacaaatataaatatgaataccaatgaaaataatatttatgtattttatatatattcttctaATAACATAAATGAACCTATACCAAACCATACACATTCTAAAAAGGAAGGAATACAAAAatgtaattataattatataaaagagTTACTAAGAcaacacaaaaaaaatgacaAGGGCAATTATTTCTTAGAACAAAAAAGAGAGGGATCTATTATATACATGAAACGAGATACTCTTTTAAACTTGTACATAATACAACATGAATTACATAAGCAATTGATGAGCCC GTTTCATTTGATTCCTGTGTGCTCAGAAGAGTTGAATAAAATTAAGAACAGGAAGAACCTCTATGTATATttaacaaaattatttgtttga
- a CDS encoding putative splicing factor 3B subunit 6, giving the protein MSRRNIRLPAEVSRILYVRNLPYKISADELYDIFGKYGTVRQIRKGNAEGTKGTSFVVYDDIYDAKNALDHLSGFNVAGRYLVVLYYDPVKAQKKKEIHEKLKNEN; this is encoded by the exons ATGTCCAGAAGAAATATACGTTTACCTGCTGAGGTCAGCAGAATTCTTTATGTGAG AAATTTACCATATAAGATATCTGCCGatgaattatatgatatatttgGAAAATATGGAACAGTAAGGCAGATAAGAAAAGGAAATGCTGAAGGAACAAAAGGAACTTCTTTTGTTGTTTATGATGATATTTATGATGCAAAAAATGCTCTGGATCATTTATCAGGTTTCAATGTAGCTGGTAGATATTTGGTTGTCTTATATTATGACCCTGTAAAAGCtcaaaagaaaaaggaaatacatgaaaaattaaaaaatgaaaactAA
- a CDS encoding hypothetical protein (conserved Plasmodium protein, unknown function) has product MLNNLPCNRKYWNSILSAQKYHLCNKWLRSNIKKSDICKRYFGVSGSYGYSIFSKEGNNNSNVGKNNLHGYEEKCLINNFIKKKNFYFTKWPGKVSKLGGNYFFNKNYNMGFYHMLIEEEGKIKKDIALISSCYEKSIQNKTIENKMKDLTCGYSVQIVLSGKGVKCYYEDINYTPIIPNYKNNIKQYYTFKKTLKDLKVIENTSENIHNNNEENTHNVKSTSNNNTQNNYRTKKVKKLFVRLGIGTKNIDITRVLTMHKKYVNINVDKTGTIVNVYGYNKKYVGSVAYRLYKIVKMNVYTMKGGYVYLHKPKQKIPKKK; this is encoded by the coding sequence atgttAAATAATTTACCATGTAATAGAAAATATTGGAATTCAATTTTGAGTGCTCAAAAATACCATTTGTGTAACAAGTGGTTAAGGTctaatataaaaaaaagtgatATATGTAAAAGATACTTTGGTGTGTCAGGTAGTTATGGATACAGTATTTTTTCGAAAGAAGGGAACAATAATTCAAATGTAGGCaaaaataatttacatGGATATGAAGAGAAATGTTTAATAAacaattttataaaaaaaaaaaatttttattttactaAATGGCCTGGAAAAGTATCTAAATTAGGAGgtaattatttttttaataaaaattataatatgggattttatcatatgcttatagaagaagaaggaaaaattaaaaaggaTATAGCATTAATATCAAGTTGCTATGAAAAAAgtattcaaaataaaaccatcgaaaataaaatgaaagaTTTAACATGTGGATATTCTGTTCAAATTGTATTATCTGGTAAAGGTGTCAAATGTTATTACgaagatataaattataCTCCTATAATACCtaattataagaataatataaaacaatattatacatttaaaaaGACACTAAAAGATTTAAAAGTAATAGAGAATACATCTgaaaatattcataataataatgagGAAAACACACATAATGTCAAATCGActagtaataataatactcaaaataattatagaacaaaaaaagtcaaaaaattatttgtaCGTTTAGGTATAGGAActaaaaatattgatattACAAGAGTATTAACTATgcataaaaaatatgtaaatattaatgTTGATAAAACAGGTACCATTGTTAATGTATAtggatataataaaaaatatgtcGGTTCAGTTGCATATcgtttatataaaattgttAAAATGAATGTATACACAATGAAAGGTGGTTATGTGTACCTCCATAAAccaaaacaaaaaattccaaaaaaaaaataa